Proteins encoded by one window of Gemmatimonadaceae bacterium:
- the metK gene encoding methionine adenosyltransferase: MYDRHLFTSESVTEGHPDKVADAISDAILDAILTDDANARVACETLVTTGLACVAGEITTSTYVHVPDVVRSTIERIGYTDPAYGFDSKTCAVMSTIDRQSPDIAMGVDTGGAGDQGMMFGYATDETEELMPMAILLAHRLTEALAARRKNDDIKWLRPDGKAQVTVVYEDKRPVAVDTVVISTQHAPEASERQIRNAIIEQVIEPTIPAELRAKKPKFHINPTGRFVIGGPQGDAGLTGRKIIVDTYGGMGRHGGGAFSGKDPSKVDRSACYAARWVAKNIVAAKLAQRCEVQLAYAIGVAEPVSVMVDTFGTSSVPESAIMDAVREEFDLTPRGIIKALDLRKPIYSATSAYGHFGRTPCKVGTGRGAPTAFTWERTDRAKVLSRAVK, translated from the coding sequence ATGTACGATCGCCATCTCTTCACGTCCGAATCCGTCACCGAGGGTCACCCGGACAAGGTCGCTGACGCGATCTCGGACGCGATCCTCGACGCCATTCTCACCGACGACGCGAACGCGCGCGTCGCGTGCGAGACGCTCGTCACCACCGGCCTTGCCTGCGTCGCCGGTGAGATCACGACGTCCACGTACGTGCACGTCCCCGACGTCGTGCGCTCGACTATCGAGCGGATCGGCTACACCGATCCCGCGTATGGCTTCGACAGCAAGACATGCGCGGTGATGAGCACGATCGACCGCCAGTCGCCGGACATCGCGATGGGGGTCGATACCGGCGGGGCCGGCGACCAGGGCATGATGTTCGGCTATGCGACCGACGAGACCGAGGAGCTGATGCCGATGGCGATCCTGCTCGCGCATCGCTTGACGGAAGCGCTTGCCGCGCGTCGCAAGAACGACGACATCAAATGGCTCCGGCCCGACGGCAAGGCGCAGGTCACCGTGGTGTACGAGGACAAGCGCCCGGTGGCCGTGGACACGGTCGTCATCTCGACGCAGCACGCGCCGGAGGCATCGGAGCGGCAGATCAGGAACGCGATCATCGAGCAGGTGATCGAACCGACGATTCCCGCGGAACTGCGCGCGAAGAAGCCCAAGTTTCACATCAATCCGACGGGGCGATTCGTGATCGGCGGACCGCAGGGCGACGCGGGACTCACCGGCCGAAAAATCATCGTCGATACCTACGGCGGCATGGGACGTCACGGCGGTGGCGCGTTCAGCGGCAAGGATCCGTCGAAGGTCGATCGTTCCGCGTGCTATGCGGCGCGGTGGGTCGCGAAGAACATCGTTGCCGCGAAGCTCGCGCAGCGGTGTGAAGTCCAGCTCGCGTACGCGATCGGCGTCGCGGAACCGGTCTCGGTGATGGTCGATACGTTCGGTACGTCGTCGGTACCGGAGTCGGCGATCATGGACGCGGTGCGCGAGGAGTTCGACCTCACGCCGCGCGGCATCATCAAGGCGCTCGATCTTCGGAAGCCGATCTACAGCGCGACGTCGGCCTACGGCCACTTTGGCCGCACGCCGTGCAAGGTGGGAACGGGGCGGGGCGCTCCGACGGCGTTTACGTGGGAGCGCACAGACCGGGCGAAGGTGCTTTCCCGTGCCGTCAAATAA